One segment of Thamnophis elegans isolate rThaEle1 chromosome 16, rThaEle1.pri, whole genome shotgun sequence DNA contains the following:
- the CALML4 gene encoding calmodulin-like protein 4 gives MKPGMQAKFLTQDQINEFKECFSLYDKRQKGRIQASDLIVVMRSLGTSPTLGEVTRHLQVHKIDVNEELDFSTFLTMMHRQIQQEDPRNEIFLAMSMVDQQKTGFISVAELQAKLMNLGEKLSKEEVDTLLKNARAGHNGLVKYEDLIQSITLAVDDY, from the exons ATGAAGCCAGGCATGCAA GCAAAGTTTCTAACTCAGGATCAGATCAATG AATTCAAGGAATGTTTTTCCCTGTATGACAAAAGGCAGAAAGGCAGAATCCAGGCCAGCGATCTGATCGTTGTCATGCGCAGTTTGGGCACCAGCCCAACTCTTGGAGAGGTGACCAGGCACCTTCAGGTCCACAAAATTg ATGTCAATGAAGAGCTGGATTTTTCAACTTTCCTGACCATGATGCATAGGCAAATACAGCAGGAAGATCCAAGGAATGAAATCTTTCTGGCCATGTCAATGGTAGACCAGCAAAAGACCGGATTCATCTCCGTGGCTGAATTGCAGGCAAAGCTCATGAACCTTGGAGAAAAGCTATCCAAGGAAGAGG TGGACACCCTTTTGAAGAATGCCAGAGCTGGACACAACGGACTGGTGAAGTATGAAGACTTAATTCAATCAATCACGCTTGCAGTTGATGATTATTGA